In the Flavisolibacter tropicus genome, one interval contains:
- a CDS encoding glycoside hydrolase family 88 protein — protein MKKFLTIALSIIVFQSNSQQWSQQLATTAMNLWKDSFLIEGDKAAKWRYDQGVILKGIEGIWTATGDAKWFNYIQKSMDFYVQEDGTIKGYKPTEYNIDHVNNGKLLLLLYRVTGKTKYKKAADLLRTQLLTHPRTAEGGFWHKKIYPYQMWLDGLYMGQPFYAEYASVFGEDTAFADIARQFTLIERHARDPKTGLLYHGWDESRQEKWADKTTGLSPNVWGRALGWYGMAMVDVLDYFPASHPGRDSIISILNRFAKAVTSIQDKKTGLWYDVPNKPTKAKNYVEASASSMLVYALAKGVRKGYLPSSYLANAKKGYEGILKQFVKVENGQTNLYGTVAVSGLGGKPYRDGSFEYYMSEPVIVNDPKGMGAFINAAVEMEMIPTLPFGKGKKVVLDYYFNNERKKDDNGNLVRHHYTWEDKSNGGYSLFGEVFNKYGVEKHSLAVAPTPKNLSDADIYIMIDPDFPKENKTPNYIEPAHIDAIYNWVKEGGVLLMFANDTNNVEFQHYNQLAERFGIHFNQNARNMVVGNEFSIGTFQTPANHSIFKTAKTLYLKEICTLKLTAPAKAVLADNGDNIIAVSKVGKGTVFAVGDPWFYNEYIDGRKLPATLENYKAVEDLVKWAIKQVPVKNNKSLAKK, from the coding sequence ATGAAGAAGTTTCTGACAATTGCTTTATCTATCATCGTTTTTCAAAGTAATTCGCAGCAGTGGTCGCAGCAACTTGCTACTACTGCTATGAATTTATGGAAGGACTCTTTTTTAATAGAAGGAGATAAAGCTGCCAAGTGGCGTTATGACCAAGGCGTTATATTGAAAGGAATAGAAGGCATATGGACGGCTACAGGTGATGCCAAATGGTTTAACTATATCCAGAAAAGCATGGACTTTTATGTTCAGGAAGACGGAACTATAAAGGGGTATAAACCCACTGAATACAATATTGATCATGTAAACAACGGTAAATTACTGTTGCTGCTGTACAGAGTTACCGGAAAGACCAAGTATAAAAAAGCGGCCGACTTATTACGTACACAATTACTTACACACCCTAGAACAGCAGAAGGTGGCTTCTGGCACAAGAAAATCTATCCCTATCAAATGTGGCTGGATGGCTTGTACATGGGTCAGCCGTTTTATGCAGAATATGCTTCTGTGTTTGGCGAGGACACTGCCTTTGCAGACATTGCCCGCCAGTTTACATTAATAGAGCGTCATGCACGTGATCCAAAAACAGGATTGTTATATCATGGGTGGGATGAAAGTCGCCAGGAAAAATGGGCGGATAAAACAACCGGTCTTTCTCCCAATGTTTGGGGTAGAGCACTAGGTTGGTATGGCATGGCCATGGTAGATGTGTTGGATTATTTTCCTGCCTCACATCCGGGGCGTGATTCTATCATTAGTATTCTGAATCGCTTTGCCAAAGCGGTAACCAGCATACAGGATAAGAAAACAGGACTTTGGTATGATGTGCCGAATAAACCAACGAAGGCTAAAAACTATGTAGAGGCCTCTGCTTCTTCTATGTTGGTCTATGCATTGGCAAAAGGAGTACGGAAAGGCTATTTGCCTTCCAGCTATCTGGCTAATGCTAAAAAAGGATATGAAGGCATTTTGAAGCAATTCGTTAAAGTAGAAAATGGTCAGACAAACTTATATGGTACAGTAGCTGTTTCTGGTTTGGGCGGCAAGCCTTATCGTGATGGCAGCTTTGAATACTATATGAGTGAGCCGGTTATCGTAAATGATCCCAAGGGCATGGGTGCCTTTATTAATGCTGCTGTAGAAATGGAAATGATACCTACGCTGCCATTTGGTAAGGGAAAGAAAGTGGTATTAGATTATTACTTTAATAACGAACGTAAAAAAGATGATAATGGCAATTTAGTGCGCCATCATTACACATGGGAAGATAAAAGTAATGGCGGCTACTCTTTGTTTGGAGAAGTCTTTAATAAGTATGGCGTAGAGAAGCACTCGTTGGCAGTGGCACCTACACCTAAAAACCTGTCGGATGCAGATATCTATATCATGATTGATCCTGACTTTCCAAAGGAAAATAAAACACCTAATTATATAGAGCCTGCTCACATAGATGCTATTTATAACTGGGTAAAAGAAGGTGGGGTCTTATTGATGTTTGCTAACGATACCAATAACGTAGAGTTTCAACATTATAACCAGTTGGCCGAAAGGTTTGGTATCCACTTTAATCAGAATGCCCGCAACATGGTAGTCGGAAATGAATTTTCTATTGGTACTTTCCAAACACCAGCCAACCATTCCATCTTTAAGACAGCCAAAACACTTTACTTAAAAGAGATTTGTACATTGAAGTTGACGGCTCCGGCAAAGGCTGTATTGGCAGATAATGGAGATAACATTATTGCCGTGAGTAAAGTAGGCAAGGGGACCGTATTTGCTGTTGGCGACCCTTGGTTTTATAATGAATACATTGATGGCCGTAAACTGCCCGCTACACTAGAAAACTATAAAGCCGTAGAAGACCTAGTGAAATGGGCTATAAAACAAGTACCAGTTAAGAACAATAAATCCCTTGCTAAAAAGTGA
- a CDS encoding glycoside hydrolase family 28 protein, with the protein MKKAWLCCSIVMTLGVTVVGQTAKLPTIQSVTFRKDTVSIIRFGAKPDGLTLNTKSINDAIEVCNKKGGGVVLIPTGYWLTGPLVLKSNVNLHLQKNAVLQFTKDFNQYPLVEGNWEGIPQMRNQSPISATGATNIAITGFGVIDGGGEAWRMVKKEKLTESNWKKLVASGGVLSEDKKTWYPSESSLKGSKLKNPGQISPEKTTAYYQEVKDFLRPNLLVLTKCNKILLEGVTFQNSPAWNLHPLMSENITIRNVHVKNPWYAQNGDGVDLESCKNVLIENSVFDVGDDGICIKSGRDAEGRKRAMPTENVIVKNCTVYAAHGGFVIGSEMSGGARNIWVDNCTFIGTDIGLRFKTTRGRGGIVENIYIKNISMKDIAGEAILFDMYYAAQDPIALVGEKREPPKVETLPVTEETPQFRNIFVNGVVAQGAEKAIFVRGLPEMNVKNIVMENMIIQAKAGLDMTEATGITLRNVQLLTKEVDPVMNIHNSQNIVLDRITYKPGADLLLNISGEKSKGIKLNGTDVKRAKKDVEYSYGATDAAISKN; encoded by the coding sequence ATGAAAAAAGCTTGGTTGTGTTGTAGCATTGTAATGACTTTGGGAGTAACAGTTGTAGGACAAACGGCAAAGTTGCCAACCATTCAATCTGTTACCTTTAGAAAAGATACTGTTTCCATTATACGTTTTGGTGCTAAACCAGACGGTCTCACCTTAAATACCAAAAGCATTAACGACGCCATAGAGGTCTGTAACAAAAAGGGCGGGGGTGTAGTACTGATTCCTACCGGCTATTGGCTAACAGGTCCACTTGTGTTGAAAAGCAATGTCAATCTGCATCTGCAAAAAAATGCTGTTTTACAATTTACCAAAGACTTCAATCAATATCCATTAGTGGAAGGTAACTGGGAGGGCATACCTCAAATGCGCAACCAGTCGCCCATATCTGCTACAGGAGCTACTAATATTGCCATTACGGGATTTGGCGTTATTGATGGTGGCGGTGAAGCCTGGCGTATGGTGAAGAAGGAGAAACTAACGGAGAGCAACTGGAAAAAGCTGGTAGCGTCCGGTGGTGTACTCAGTGAAGATAAAAAGACCTGGTACCCTAGTGAAAGCTCTTTAAAGGGCTCCAAGTTGAAAAACCCGGGACAAATATCTCCTGAAAAGACGACAGCTTATTACCAAGAGGTAAAAGACTTTTTGCGTCCTAACCTGTTAGTACTTACCAAATGCAATAAGATCTTATTGGAAGGAGTGACTTTTCAAAACTCACCAGCCTGGAACCTGCATCCACTTATGAGTGAGAATATTACCATTCGTAATGTTCATGTAAAGAATCCCTGGTATGCACAGAATGGTGATGGTGTTGATTTAGAATCATGTAAAAATGTATTGATAGAAAATAGTGTTTTTGATGTGGGTGATGATGGCATCTGTATCAAATCGGGTCGTGATGCCGAAGGAAGAAAAAGAGCAATGCCGACTGAAAATGTTATTGTTAAGAATTGTACTGTATATGCTGCACATGGTGGTTTTGTTATAGGTAGTGAAATGAGCGGTGGTGCACGTAATATCTGGGTGGACAATTGTACGTTCATTGGTACTGATATTGGCTTGCGTTTTAAAACAACACGTGGCCGTGGTGGAATTGTAGAGAACATCTACATCAAGAACATATCGATGAAAGATATTGCAGGTGAAGCTATCCTGTTTGATATGTACTATGCTGCCCAGGATCCAATTGCATTGGTTGGTGAGAAACGTGAGCCACCTAAAGTTGAAACCTTGCCTGTAACAGAAGAGACTCCTCAGTTCAGAAATATATTCGTTAATGGTGTAGTGGCACAAGGTGCAGAGAAAGCCATTTTTGTAAGAGGCTTACCGGAAATGAATGTTAAAAACATTGTCATGGAAAACATGATCATCCAGGCAAAAGCAGGTTTGGATATGACAGAGGCCACTGGTATCACATTGCGTAATGTACAACTGCTGACAAAAGAAGTGGACCCGGTAATGAACATTCATAACAGTCAGAATATCGTATTGGATCGCATCACTTATAAACCTGGTGCCGACTTGCTACTGAACATTAGTGGAGAAAAGAGTAAAGGCATAAAGTTGAATGGCACGGATGTGAAGAGGGCGAAGAAAGACGTTGAGTATAGCTACGGTGCTACAGATGCTGCTATTAGCAAAAACTAA